Within Acidiferrobacterales bacterium, the genomic segment TCGCATTCGCTCAAACGGAAATTTCCTCATCTTTGGCGTCCATCATCATTTCTGCGACTCCTCTTTTTGTTGTGGTCATTGCGGCTGTCGCGTTATCGGATGAACGGTTGACCGTGCAGCGTCTGATCAGCGTCACAATCGGACTGACCGGTGTTGTAATCATGATCGGACCATCGGCTCTTCGCGGAATCGGATCTGACGTGATCGCACAGTTGGCGATGTTGGGGGCGGCATTGTGTTACGCATCATCGACAGTTTACGCAAGAAGGTTCAAGGAGGAAGGGTTGACACCAAGCGTACTGGTTACAGGTCAGGTAACGATGTCTTCGTTGCTATTGATACCGACGGCACTGTATTTTGATCAACCACTTTCGATCGGCATTCCTGGCGGTGATGTGGTCGCCGCTGTATTGGGTGTCACATTGCTCTCCACAGTGTTGGCTTACATTCTGTATTTCAGGATATTGTCAGCGTCGGGAGCCACCAATGTCGCATTGGTTGCATTCCTGATTCCGGTATCTGCCATTCTTCTCGGAGTTGGGATTCTCGGTGAGTCCATAACTGCGATTCAGGTGCTTGGAATGGCTTCGATTGCGCTGGGGCTTGCAATTATGGACGGTCGCTTGATTCAGGTTCACAGACTCAGGCGTTCTGGTCTTTGATCAGTGGGAATTTTGAATCTGCCTTGGCCGTGCTGGAAGATTCTATTGGCCTTTCATCTGTTTCAGCATTGTGTTCCTGACTGCGAATTCTGACTGATATGAGCGCAAATCCGGCAGATAGTCATACTGGATTGAAATGACCCTCGGTGGATTTCTCGGCTTGGGGAAGCGCCTGCAATCAATTGACGAGACAATCAGCTTCAGATGGCGATGTGGTCAATCTTGTACAATCGAATCCTCCGATGACCGATAGACGATACAATCCTTGCAATCCAGGGAAATTTTCAATTGACTTGTCGATTGCCCGGCTGGCGGTCAGATCTTGACCAACAAGTTCATATTGGTCCATTAACTTAATTTTGACGAAAGATGATCACCGAGACCTTATCTGCCGATTGGTATGTCAATTCGGATGTTTACCAAAAAGAGCGGGAGCGAATCTTTGCTCCTGCTTGGTGGCTGATCGCTCCTTTGCGGCAGCTCACAAATCCCGGCGACTATGTCAGCGACAGAATCTGCGGCTGGCCGGTATTTGCCATCCGGTCTGCAGATGGGCAGTTGCGTGCCTTTATCAACATATGCCGTCATCGCGGAGCAAGTGTATTGCCTGAAGGTGCGGGAACAGCCGAATCGATTCGCTGTCCCTATCATGGTTGGCTGTACGACGATCGCGGTCAATTGCTGAAGGCACCGAAATTCGGTGCGGATCCGAAAACTGACTGCAACACGCTATCGTTGCGGGAGATTGGACTGCATCTCTGGAACGATCTCGTTTTTGTCAAGATCAAGCCCGAACTTGGAGTGGATTTCACGGAATGGATCGGTGAGGTCGATTCATTATGCCAATCGTTCGCGAGTCCTTCTGATCTGGACTACCACGGTGAATTTACTGTTCGCGGTGATCTCAACTGGAAGACGTATTGCGATAACACTGTCGAGGGTTATCACCTGAATCTGGTTCACCCCAGACTCGGTCGAGCACTTGCACAAGGAGGAGTGGAACTATTTTCCGTTAACGAAGGTCGTTCAGTTGCTTTTGACGTCACACATGGAAGCGATGGTGGCGGTGAGTTTCTTCGCGGGCGCAAAGGGATGTGGATCTATCACTTCCCCGGATTGCAATTGGTTCTGGGACAGAATATTTTCAAGGCCGAACGGGTCGAATCCACGAGTCCGACAACGGTCGTCTCAAGAAATTGGGCCTGGTATTCGGGACTGAGCGCGGCCGAAAAAGACGATTCGTTCCAGTGGGCGAAACAGATTGTCGAGGAAGACTTCAGCATTTGCAGTCAGGTGACCCGGAATATGCAGTCGGGGGCATATCTACCCGGGCCGTTGTCCGGTGCGATGGAAGTCCATGTCGCGCGATTTCAACAGATAGTCCGAGAAGCCCTGACTGACTGATCGTAGCGATATGAGCTGCCGGGTGACCGCGAAAGCCGTTGAAACCTGACAGGACCGAATCAACAGACTTGACGGATTGCTTGTGTGATTTATTCGTCGAGAGACGAGCGAGTAAAATAGTTCATTTGAAGCAGACGGTTTCTCACAGGTGTCGCGGAGTCAAATCACTTCCGAAAGCTTGAAAAATAGGCAATAATGCCGCAACAATTGCCGTTGCTGGATTGCGTGGGCTAACGGCCTCCCGTAATGTCCAATATCGTACCAGTGCTATAGGATGCTTTTTCGGAAAGCAGCCAGATGATACCCGCGGCGACTTCTTCCGCGCTGCCCACCCGGGACAGCGGGATCATGTGCCTTATCTGTTCAAATCTCTTTGAACCTCCGACACTGTCATGCATGTCGGTATCGATGAATCCAGGTCGTACGGCATTGACTCTGATGCCCTCACCGGCAACCTCCTTCGCGAGACCGATTGTAAAAGTGTCAATCGCAGCTTTTGAGGCCGCATAGTCGACATAGTCATTGGCGGCTCCCAATCTCGCGGCTCCGGATGAGATGTTGATGATCGACCCGCCATTCCCACCGCGGTTCGTGGACATTCTTCGGACGGCTTCACGGGAACATAGGAAGGTACCGACAACGTTCACATCGAAAATACGCCTGATTCTTACTGAGTCGAGATGTTCGACGCGGCTCAATGGGGCGAGAATCCCAGCATTGTTGACAAGTGCTGCGATCTGACCGACTGTGTCATCCAATTTCCTGAACATGTCGACCACCTGCGTTTCCTGCGAGACATCACACTGGAGTGCGTGCGCCCTTCCGCCTGAATTCTCGATTTGGCTGACGACCCGCCTTGCTGCGTCCTCCCGTTCTGCGTAATTGATGACGACGGTGTAGTTGTGTTGAGCCGCCGCAATTGCAGTGGCTGCTCCGATGCCCCTGCTGCCGCCGGTGATCAGGATGACTTGATCAATCTCTTTGCTAGTCAAATCGGCTGAATTCCCGCATGTCAGAGCGTAGTTCTCGGGAACCTTCGCTTGTCGCCGATTTCGTCAAGTTCTTTGTGAGACCGGATGTAATCGTCTGTAGCATTTCGGAATGGTTGGAAGTCCCATGAACTTGTTCGGCTTTTGCTTTCGATCTCCTGAATGAGCAGTCGAGACTGTTGATTGGCAATGACCTGTTCGCGAATCTCGTTCAAGTTCCACCTGCTCCGGATTTGTTGTGTGAACGAATCGACGGTGACTCGATAGTCATCTTTCTCGGACAGATTATCGAGTTCATGTGGATCGTCTTCCAGGTTGAACAGCATCGGAGGTTCTGACTCACTGAATATGAACTTGAAGTTTCCTTCGCGGATCATGACCATCGGTTCAATCGCACACTCGGCAGCGTATTGGGAAATCACGCAGTCGTCACCTCTTGCTCCGCTTTCAGTCATCAGCGGGTAAAGACTGGTACCGTCGATTGAATCCACACCCTCACCCCCGCTATCCTTGCCTTCGGTTGCGATATCGATCAACGTTGGCACAAGATCAATTAATGAACAGGCACTGTCAATTTCATTCCGGATGATCCCGGGACCCGCGGCAATCAATGGTACTCTTGCCGCGTGCTCATAAAAGTGCATTTTGTACCAAAGTCCTCTTTCACCCAACATGTCGCCATGGTCCGCAGTCACCAAGATGACTGTGTTTTCAATGAGCCCGGTGACTTTCAGTGCGTCAAGAAATTGCCCTATCTGGTCATCGATATACGAAACGTTGGCATAGTATGCGTGTCGGGCATTTCGCATGGACTGTTCGTCTGCAGCATGCACGTCAGCCTGGATGCCGCGAAGGATTCGTGTGCTGTGAGGGTCCGCGCTGACTTCCGATGGAGAAAGAGCTGGCAAGTCAATCTGATCGTGCTCATACAGGTCCCAGTACTTGCTTCGTGCGACATATGGATCATGCGGATGTGTGAACGAGACAACCATGGCAAACGGTTGCTGTTCAGGTTCGCGGGCATAGTCAAACAACTTTCTCATTGCATGAAAACCCACCTCGTCGTCGTATTCAAGCTGATAGGTAATCTCGGCCGTTCCAGCCTCATGTACACTGCTCATGTTGTGGTACCAGACATCGATTCTCTCATCCGGCTTGAGCCAATTCGGAGTCCAGGAATAGTCTGCCGGATAGATATCGGTGGTCAGGCGCTGCGAAAAACCATGCAACTGATCCGGACCTACGAAATGCATCTTCCCGGACAGGCAGGAATGATAGCCAAGCCGTCGAAGATAATGGCAAAA encodes:
- the betC gene encoding choline-sulfatase, which encodes MALRYRGYHLHNWPFSVYGRGPSNVDGETDLMAPARKAQNILILMADQLAPHFTGAYGHELVKTPNMDRLAESGCIFNAAYTPSPLCAPARFSFMSGKLPFGIQAYDNAAEFSSSVPTFCHYLRRLGYHSCLSGKMHFVGPDQLHGFSQRLTTDIYPADYSWTPNWLKPDERIDVWYHNMSSVHEAGTAEITYQLEYDDEVGFHAMRKLFDYAREPEQQPFAMVVSFTHPHDPYVARSKYWDLYEHDQIDLPALSPSEVSADPHSTRILRGIQADVHAADEQSMRNARHAYYANVSYIDDQIGQFLDALKVTGLIENTVILVTADHGDMLGERGLWYKMHFYEHAARVPLIAAGPGIIRNEIDSACSLIDLVPTLIDIATEGKDSGGEGVDSIDGTSLYPLMTESGARGDDCVISQYAAECAIEPMVMIREGNFKFIFSESEPPMLFNLEDDPHELDNLSEKDDYRVTVDSFTQQIRSRWNLNEIREQVIANQQSRLLIQEIESKSRTSSWDFQPFRNATDDYIRSHKELDEIGDKRRFPRTTL
- a CDS encoding SDR family oxidoreductase, producing MTSKEIDQVILITGGSRGIGAATAIAAAQHNYTVVINYAEREDAARRVVSQIENSGGRAHALQCDVSQETQVVDMFRKLDDTVGQIAALVNNAGILAPLSRVEHLDSVRIRRIFDVNVVGTFLCSREAVRRMSTNRGGNGGSIINISSGAARLGAANDYVDYAASKAAIDTFTIGLAKEVAGEGIRVNAVRPGFIDTDMHDSVGGSKRFEQIRHMIPLSRVGSAEEVAAGIIWLLSEKASYSTGTILDITGGR
- a CDS encoding aromatic ring-hydroxylating dioxygenase subunit alpha; translated protein: MITETLSADWYVNSDVYQKERERIFAPAWWLIAPLRQLTNPGDYVSDRICGWPVFAIRSADGQLRAFINICRHRGASVLPEGAGTAESIRCPYHGWLYDDRGQLLKAPKFGADPKTDCNTLSLREIGLHLWNDLVFVKIKPELGVDFTEWIGEVDSLCQSFASPSDLDYHGEFTVRGDLNWKTYCDNTVEGYHLNLVHPRLGRALAQGGVELFSVNEGRSVAFDVTHGSDGGGEFLRGRKGMWIYHFPGLQLVLGQNIFKAERVESTSPTTVVSRNWAWYSGLSAAEKDDSFQWAKQIVEEDFSICSQVTRNMQSGAYLPGPLSGAMEVHVARFQQIVREALTD
- a CDS encoding DMT family transporter, which gives rise to MPFPFSLIAFAQTEISSSLASIIISATPLFVVVIAAVALSDERLTVQRLISVTIGLTGVVIMIGPSALRGIGSDVIAQLAMLGAALCYASSTVYARRFKEEGLTPSVLVTGQVTMSSLLLIPTALYFDQPLSIGIPGGDVVAAVLGVTLLSTVLAYILYFRILSASGATNVALVAFLIPVSAILLGVGILGESITAIQVLGMASIALGLAIMDGRLIQVHRLRRSGL